A single region of the Hyphomonas adhaerens MHS-3 genome encodes:
- a CDS encoding EamA family transporter has product MPVSDILPIALCLMSAITLATTNVLVKGGGDILTGRMIVQVTAALIVLPFAFVFPLPPLSTWPLLAISMVSHWFYQACLIRAMHRGDLSLVYPVMRGLGPLATAVFATFLLQEHLAPMQQIGLFCASFAILFFALPTAVTREGRSLDRRALFWAVLTAVGIGLYAVSDTRAARAMPHPMTFVIILFLVDWVGVTLVFLWQRRGRYTQTIRLQLRSGMIGGMVGCLSYGMAIFAYTMTDAAMVTALRETSVVFAAVMAAVFLKESFGARRIVAASVLATGLVLMQAGAA; this is encoded by the coding sequence ATGCCTGTTTCTGACATCCTTCCCATCGCCCTCTGCCTCATGTCGGCGATCACGCTGGCGACGACCAATGTCCTGGTCAAAGGCGGCGGCGATATTCTGACCGGCCGGATGATCGTTCAGGTGACCGCAGCGCTGATCGTTCTGCCATTTGCTTTTGTGTTCCCGCTGCCGCCCTTGAGCACCTGGCCGCTTCTGGCAATCTCCATGGTGTCTCACTGGTTTTATCAGGCCTGCCTGATCCGGGCGATGCACCGGGGCGATCTCTCGCTCGTCTATCCGGTGATGCGCGGGCTTGGCCCGCTCGCCACAGCGGTGTTCGCGACATTCCTGCTGCAGGAACATCTCGCCCCCATGCAGCAGATCGGCCTGTTCTGCGCATCCTTTGCCATTCTCTTCTTTGCCTTGCCGACAGCGGTAACGCGGGAAGGGCGCAGCCTGGACCGGCGGGCTCTGTTCTGGGCTGTGCTGACGGCTGTCGGGATCGGGCTGTATGCCGTGAGCGACACACGCGCGGCGCGGGCGATGCCGCACCCGATGACCTTCGTCATCATCCTGTTCCTGGTCGACTGGGTCGGGGTGACGCTCGTCTTCCTCTGGCAGCGGCGGGGCCGGTACACGCAGACGATCCGCCTGCAGCTCCGCTCCGGCATGATCGGCGGCATGGTGGGGTGCCTGTCATACGGCATGGCGATTTTTGCCTACACAATGACAGATGCCGCCATGGTGACGGCATTACGGGAAACCTCCGTCGTCTTCGCGGCGGTGATGGCGGCCGTGTTCCTGAAAGAGAGTTTCGGTGCCCGGCGCATCGTTGCGGCCTCGGTTCTTGCCACGGGTCTGGTCCTGATGCAGGCCGGCGCAGCCTGA
- a CDS encoding N-acyl-D-amino-acid deacylase family protein, giving the protein MATSDLIIRGGTIVDGTGAEPFEGDVAVSGGQITAIGKVSGKGIEEIDARGQVVTPGFVDIHTHYDGQAAWGEAISPSSLHGCTTVIMGNCGVGFAPCRPADHDRLIRLMEGVEDIPFPVLSEGLPWSWESFPDYLDFLSSRQFDTDIGAQLPHAALRVYVMGERGANREEATADDIAAMKQLAKEAVMAGALGFSTSRTLNHRTSDGQPTPTLTASETELIGIAEGLKEAGRGVLQFVSDFNDPQKEAAMLRRIVEASGRPLSVSLAQADVAPEGWRALLGAIETAMNDGLPMRAQVAPRPVGVLLGLELTMNPFSAHPSYAAIAKQPLAERVAALRDPAFREKLLSEEPASDNPFLKVMLRSFGKMFQLRDPVNYEPGPESTLEYMAKERSISPEEMALDLMLERNGHGVLYLPFLNYSQGSLEPIRAMMESPATLPGLSDGGAHVGMICDGSFTTTMLTHWARDRQRGPKLPIEYLVKRQTQDTAQWMGLHDRGVIAPGYRADLNVIDLANLKLHLPEVQYDLPAGGRRLMQRASGYTATILKGEVTHRDGDPTGAKPGRMVRGAQSLQTAAIAAE; this is encoded by the coding sequence ATGGCGACGAGCGATCTGATTATCCGGGGCGGGACAATCGTGGACGGCACCGGGGCCGAGCCTTTTGAAGGCGACGTGGCCGTCTCCGGCGGACAGATCACCGCCATCGGCAAGGTTTCCGGCAAAGGCATCGAGGAAATCGATGCGCGCGGCCAGGTCGTCACCCCCGGCTTTGTCGACATCCACACCCATTATGACGGCCAGGCGGCGTGGGGCGAAGCGATCAGCCCTTCCTCCCTCCATGGCTGCACGACCGTGATCATGGGCAATTGCGGTGTCGGCTTTGCCCCTTGCCGCCCGGCAGACCATGACCGGTTGATCCGCCTGATGGAGGGCGTTGAGGACATCCCCTTCCCGGTCCTGTCCGAAGGCCTGCCGTGGAGCTGGGAAAGCTTCCCAGATTATCTGGACTTCCTGTCGTCCCGCCAGTTCGACACCGACATTGGCGCCCAGCTGCCGCACGCCGCCCTGCGCGTTTATGTGATGGGCGAACGCGGCGCGAACCGCGAAGAGGCCACCGCCGACGACATCGCCGCCATGAAACAGTTGGCGAAAGAGGCTGTGATGGCCGGCGCGCTTGGCTTCTCGACTTCCCGCACACTGAATCACCGCACGTCCGACGGCCAACCAACGCCGACCCTGACAGCCAGCGAAACCGAATTGATCGGTATCGCGGAAGGCCTGAAGGAAGCTGGCCGCGGCGTGTTGCAGTTCGTGTCTGACTTCAATGATCCGCAGAAAGAAGCCGCCATGCTGCGCCGGATTGTCGAAGCATCCGGACGGCCGCTGTCAGTTTCGCTCGCCCAGGCCGATGTTGCGCCGGAGGGCTGGCGGGCCCTGCTCGGCGCGATTGAGACGGCCATGAATGACGGCCTGCCGATGCGGGCGCAGGTGGCGCCGCGCCCGGTGGGGGTTCTGCTGGGCCTTGAGCTGACGATGAACCCGTTCAGCGCCCACCCATCCTATGCAGCGATCGCCAAACAGCCGCTGGCCGAACGGGTGGCCGCGCTGCGCGACCCGGCCTTCCGCGAAAAATTGCTGTCGGAAGAACCGGCTTCGGACAATCCCTTCCTGAAAGTCATGCTGCGCAGCTTCGGCAAGATGTTCCAGCTGCGCGACCCGGTGAATTACGAACCCGGCCCGGAGAGCACGCTGGAATACATGGCCAAAGAACGCAGCATCAGCCCGGAAGAAATGGCGCTCGACCTGATGCTGGAGCGTAACGGGCACGGCGTGCTCTACCTGCCCTTCCTCAACTATTCGCAAGGCTCGCTGGAACCCATCCGCGCGATGATGGAGAGCCCGGCCACCCTGCCCGGCCTGTCCGATGGCGGGGCGCATGTCGGCATGATCTGCGACGGCTCTTTCACCACAACGATGCTGACCCATTGGGCCAGGGACCGCCAGCGCGGGCCGAAACTGCCGATCGAGTATCTCGTGAAGCGCCAGACGCAGGACACGGCGCAGTGGATGGGCCTGCACGACCGCGGGGTGATCGCGCCTGGCTACCGCGCGGACCTCAACGTGATCGACCTCGCGAACCTGAAGCTCCACCTGCCGGAAGTGCAGTATGACCTGCCCGCCGGCGGACGGCGCCTGATGCAGCGCGCCTCCGGCTACACGGCAACCATCCTGAAAGGCGAGGTCACCCACCGGGACGGCGACCCGACCGGCGCGAAGCCCGGCCGGATGGTACGCGGCGCGCAGAGCCTGCAGACGGCCGCCATCGCAGCGGAATAA
- the ftsY gene encoding signal recognition particle-docking protein FtsY, whose protein sequence is MILWFGKKKKKEEMKTAGAEMASPELSAEGLAAKEAAEAEAAKAAAEKEEIERIVAEANKAWEERQAREAEEAAAEAKRLEEEARRAEEAAAAADAEEAARLAEEAELARKAREERAAQQAKAEAELKLLADRREAERLRAEAEAAARAAMEAEANNPGFVAKLGQGLSRSSSRLTEGLAALGRRKLDDDTLEELEDLLIASDLGAKVAARVATNLSKERFDKEIGEEEIRLALASEISDVLKPREKIVDFSDGTSPRIVLFVGVNGSGKTTTIGKIASKLKEQGAKALLVAGDTFRAAAIEQLTVWGDRAGIPVMSKPTGADAAGLVYEAIEKAKAEDLDLVLIDTAGRLQNKAELMAELEKVVRVIKKLDPTAPHDVILVLDATVGQNALSQVEAFRNTAGVTGLVMTKMDGTAKGGVLVAIAEAYDLPIHFIGIGEKAEDLRPFSAEAFSKALVGVGA, encoded by the coding sequence ATGATCCTCTGGTTCGGGAAGAAAAAGAAAAAAGAGGAAATGAAGACGGCCGGCGCAGAGATGGCCTCGCCGGAGCTGTCGGCAGAAGGCCTCGCCGCGAAAGAGGCGGCCGAAGCCGAGGCCGCCAAGGCGGCTGCCGAAAAGGAAGAAATCGAGCGGATCGTTGCCGAGGCCAACAAGGCCTGGGAAGAGCGTCAGGCGCGCGAAGCCGAAGAGGCCGCCGCCGAGGCAAAGCGGCTGGAAGAAGAGGCCCGCCGCGCCGAAGAGGCTGCAGCGGCTGCAGATGCCGAAGAAGCCGCACGCCTCGCCGAAGAAGCCGAACTGGCCCGCAAGGCGCGCGAGGAACGCGCCGCCCAACAGGCCAAGGCCGAAGCGGAACTGAAACTTCTGGCCGACCGGCGCGAGGCCGAGCGCCTGCGCGCCGAAGCCGAGGCCGCAGCCCGTGCGGCGATGGAGGCCGAGGCGAACAATCCGGGCTTTGTCGCAAAACTTGGGCAGGGCTTGTCGCGTTCGTCTTCCCGCCTGACTGAAGGTCTTGCCGCGCTGGGCCGGCGCAAGCTGGATGACGATACGCTGGAGGAACTTGAAGACCTGCTGATCGCGTCAGATCTCGGCGCGAAAGTGGCCGCGCGGGTTGCGACCAATCTGTCGAAAGAACGTTTTGACAAGGAGATCGGCGAGGAGGAGATCCGCCTCGCCCTCGCCAGCGAGATTTCAGACGTCCTGAAACCGCGTGAGAAAATCGTCGATTTTTCCGATGGCACCAGCCCGCGCATCGTCTTGTTCGTGGGCGTCAACGGATCCGGCAAGACAACGACGATCGGCAAGATCGCCTCGAAACTGAAAGAGCAGGGGGCCAAAGCCCTGCTGGTGGCGGGCGACACGTTCCGCGCGGCGGCCATCGAACAATTGACCGTCTGGGGCGACCGCGCGGGCATCCCCGTCATGTCGAAGCCGACCGGCGCCGACGCGGCGGGGCTTGTCTATGAAGCCATCGAAAAAGCGAAGGCGGAGGATCTGGATCTCGTCCTGATCGACACGGCCGGACGCCTGCAGAACAAGGCAGAGCTGATGGCCGAACTGGAAAAAGTCGTCCGTGTCATCAAGAAGCTCGACCCGACCGCGCCGCACGATGTGATCCTGGTGCTGGATGCCACCGTTGGCCAGAACGCGCTCAGCCAGGTGGAAGCCTTCCGCAATACGGCCGGCGTGACGGGCCTTGTCATGACCAAGATGGATGGGACGGCAAAGGGCGGCGTGCTGGTCGCGATCGCCGAGGCCTATGATTTGCCGATCCACTTCATTGGTATCGGCGAAAAAGCAGAAGACCTCCGCCCGTTCAGTGCAGAGGCCTTCTCGAAAGCCCTTGTGGGTGTGGGCGCCTAA
- the mtaB gene encoding tRNA (N(6)-L-threonylcarbamoyladenosine(37)-C(2))-methylthiotransferase MtaB translates to MTKPDPPSSPTLITLGCRLNSYESEVMRGHAAGAGLSDAVIVNTCAVTGEAVRSARQAIRRAAKDHPGAPILVTGCAAQIDPGMFAEMPEVTRVIGNHEKMKAETWKPADLLGGYEKVRVNDIMSVKETAAHLIDGMDGRARAYVQVQNGCDHRCTFCIIPYGRGNSRSVPAGEVVEQVRRLVETGHYEVVLTGVDLTSWGADLPGTPQLGNLVQRILKLVPDLKQLRISSIDAIEIDDALFEAMGEPRLAPFMHLSLQHGDNLILKRMKRRHSRDDAIALAEKLRTLRPDIALGADIIAGFPTETEVHFENSVRLVDECGLAFLHVFPYSPRPGTPAARMPQLDKALIKERAARLRETGENALKTHFSRHIGGIRDALVERGTSARLPDFTPVKLSRDPGQAGRPVRAHITGHDGRQLIGEIDA, encoded by the coding sequence ATGACGAAGCCCGACCCCCCTTCCAGCCCGACGCTGATTACGCTCGGATGCCGCCTCAATTCGTATGAATCCGAGGTGATGCGCGGCCATGCGGCCGGTGCAGGCCTGTCCGATGCGGTGATCGTGAACACTTGCGCGGTGACGGGGGAGGCGGTGCGCTCTGCCCGCCAAGCCATCCGCCGCGCGGCAAAGGACCATCCGGGCGCGCCCATTCTGGTGACAGGCTGCGCGGCGCAGATTGACCCCGGCATGTTTGCCGAGATGCCGGAAGTCACCCGCGTCATCGGCAATCATGAGAAGATGAAGGCCGAGACCTGGAAGCCGGCAGACTTGCTGGGCGGGTACGAAAAGGTCCGCGTCAACGACATCATGTCGGTCAAGGAGACCGCCGCCCACCTGATCGACGGTATGGACGGGCGCGCGCGGGCCTATGTTCAGGTCCAGAATGGCTGCGATCACCGCTGCACTTTCTGCATCATCCCCTATGGCCGCGGCAACTCCCGGTCGGTGCCGGCGGGTGAGGTGGTGGAGCAGGTGCGCCGCCTCGTGGAGACGGGGCATTATGAAGTTGTGCTGACGGGCGTGGACCTGACCAGCTGGGGCGCAGACCTTCCGGGCACGCCGCAGCTCGGCAATCTTGTCCAGCGCATCCTGAAACTGGTGCCGGACCTGAAACAGCTGCGCATTTCCTCCATCGATGCCATCGAGATCGACGATGCCCTGTTCGAGGCGATGGGCGAGCCGCGCCTTGCCCCCTTCATGCATTTGTCACTGCAGCACGGCGACAATCTGATCCTGAAACGGATGAAGCGCCGCCATTCGAGGGATGACGCGATAGCGCTGGCTGAGAAATTGCGCACCCTGCGTCCCGATATTGCACTCGGCGCCGACATCATCGCTGGGTTTCCAACCGAGACTGAGGTGCATTTCGAGAACTCAGTCCGTCTTGTGGACGAATGCGGCCTCGCCTTCCTGCATGTGTTTCCCTACAGCCCGCGGCCTGGAACCCCGGCGGCGCGGATGCCTCAGCTGGACAAAGCGCTCATCAAGGAACGGGCCGCACGCCTGCGGGAAACGGGCGAAAACGCGCTCAAAACCCACTTTTCGCGCCATATTGGGGGCATACGGGACGCTTTGGTGGAGCGCGGCACATCTGCCCGCCTGCCTGACTTCACCCCCGTAAAACTGTCGCGCGACCCCGGCCAAGCTGGACGGCCCGTGCGGGCCCATATAACCGGGCATGACGGCAGGCAGCTGATCGGAGAAATAGACGCATGA
- a CDS encoding GNAT family N-acetyltransferase, which yields MLREASVSDAPAIARLHTVSREAAMPWLPVVHSPEDVLEFFRDQVLPSQTVIVADTLGHVTGFAAYTGGWLNHLYVGPDAWRSGLGSQLLRRVQAASSLLQLWTFQRNSNARAFYARFGFEEVEFTDGQRNEEKTPDVRMIWRRTEDL from the coding sequence ATGTTGCGGGAAGCCTCCGTTTCAGATGCACCGGCGATTGCGAGGCTTCACACAGTCTCACGCGAAGCGGCCATGCCGTGGCTGCCCGTTGTCCATTCGCCGGAAGACGTCCTCGAATTCTTTCGCGACCAGGTCTTGCCCAGCCAGACGGTCATCGTCGCCGACACATTGGGCCATGTGACCGGGTTCGCCGCGTATACGGGGGGCTGGTTGAACCATCTTTATGTCGGCCCGGACGCCTGGCGAAGCGGTCTCGGCTCGCAATTGCTGCGCCGGGTCCAGGCGGCTTCCAGCCTGCTGCAACTCTGGACATTCCAGCGCAACAGCAACGCCCGCGCCTTCTATGCCCGGTTCGGGTTCGAGGAAGTCGAATTCACGGATGGACAGCGGAACGAGGAGAAAACGCCTGATGTGCGGATGATCTGGCGCCGGACGGAAGACCTTTAG
- the dapF gene encoding diaminopimelate epimerase: MKIWKMNGAGNAFAIFDARSVPFSPTEDQVRQLAEEMNADQVIALERDAARDVFMRIWNRDGGEVSACGNASRCVGRLLLDETGKDGITIQTEADMLRAFRAEDGLITVDMGSPLMGWEDIPLAEKMDVRGVDVKIGPMDNPILSRPAVVSMGNPHAVFFVSDVDAYDIPALGPLVEWHPLFPEGTNVGFAQVIDRNTIRLRVWERGAGLTKACGTGACAALVCAARAKLTERKATLILDGGELLVDWRESDDRVYMTGPVELEFETEI, encoded by the coding sequence ATGAAAATCTGGAAGATGAACGGGGCGGGCAATGCGTTTGCCATTTTTGACGCCCGGTCGGTGCCGTTCTCCCCGACGGAGGACCAGGTGCGCCAGCTGGCCGAGGAAATGAACGCCGACCAGGTCATCGCGCTGGAACGCGATGCGGCCCGCGATGTGTTCATGCGTATCTGGAACCGGGATGGCGGGGAAGTGTCCGCGTGTGGCAATGCCAGCCGCTGCGTGGGCCGCCTGCTGCTGGACGAGACCGGCAAGGACGGCATCACGATTCAGACCGAGGCCGACATGCTGCGCGCCTTCCGTGCTGAGGATGGCCTGATCACGGTGGACATGGGCTCGCCCCTGATGGGCTGGGAAGACATTCCGCTGGCGGAAAAGATGGATGTGCGCGGGGTCGACGTGAAAATCGGCCCGATGGACAACCCGATCCTGTCGCGCCCGGCAGTTGTGTCCATGGGCAATCCGCACGCGGTGTTCTTCGTGTCCGATGTCGACGCCTATGACATTCCGGCGCTTGGCCCGCTGGTGGAGTGGCATCCGCTGTTTCCGGAAGGCACGAATGTCGGATTTGCGCAGGTCATCGACCGCAACACGATCCGCCTCCGGGTATGGGAGCGCGGGGCCGGGCTGACGAAAGCCTGCGGAACGGGCGCTTGCGCGGCGCTGGTCTGTGCGGCGCGGGCAAAGCTCACCGAGCGCAAGGCGACGCTGATCCTCGACGGCGGCGAGTTGCTGGTCGACTGGCGCGAAAGCGACGACCGCGTCTACATGACCGGCCCGGTCGAACTGGAATTCGAGACAGAGATCTAA
- a CDS encoding MaoC family dehydratase, with protein MTAQTKSNPGNYFEDFSIGMELVHATPQTVTEGDIALYRALTGNRYAQYSSAEFARAAGLPGLAIDPIHAFHVVFGKSVPDISLNAVANLGYADGRIRRPIMPGDTLNTVSEVIGMKENSNKRTGVVWVRTRGFNQNGIEVMSFVRWVMVNKWEEDSAVPPAHIPDLPEAVPGSELEGFAPMEDWDFALAGSPYGYEDYEIGEKINHVDGMTVEEAEHQIATRLYQNTAKVHFDAHGQKSSRFGKRLIYGGVVISIARSLAFNGLANAGQVLAINGGTHASPLFAGDTIYAWSEVLDKADLSDKAGALRLRLVAVKDQDPGAFAYKTGDGKYADGVLLDFDYWASIPKLSGR; from the coding sequence ATGACCGCACAGACAAAATCCAATCCCGGCAATTATTTCGAGGACTTCTCGATCGGCATGGAGCTCGTCCATGCCACGCCCCAGACCGTGACGGAGGGCGATATCGCGCTCTACCGGGCGCTGACCGGAAACCGTTACGCCCAGTATTCCTCGGCTGAATTTGCCCGGGCTGCCGGCTTGCCGGGCCTCGCCATCGACCCGATCCATGCTTTCCACGTCGTCTTCGGCAAATCGGTGCCGGACATTTCGCTGAACGCGGTGGCCAATCTTGGTTACGCCGACGGCCGGATCCGCCGTCCGATCATGCCCGGCGATACGCTGAACACCGTGTCCGAAGTCATCGGCATGAAAGAGAACTCCAACAAGCGCACCGGCGTCGTCTGGGTCCGTACACGCGGCTTCAACCAGAATGGCATCGAGGTCATGTCCTTCGTGCGCTGGGTGATGGTGAACAAGTGGGAAGAGGATTCGGCTGTGCCGCCCGCCCACATTCCGGACCTGCCGGAGGCCGTGCCGGGCAGCGAGCTGGAAGGGTTCGCCCCGATGGAGGACTGGGACTTTGCCCTCGCCGGGTCGCCCTATGGGTATGAAGACTATGAGATCGGCGAGAAGATCAACCATGTCGACGGCATGACGGTGGAAGAGGCCGAGCACCAGATCGCGACACGCCTCTACCAGAACACCGCGAAGGTGCATTTCGATGCGCATGGCCAGAAATCCAGCCGCTTCGGCAAGCGCCTGATCTATGGCGGCGTGGTGATTTCGATCGCCCGCTCGCTGGCCTTCAACGGCCTCGCCAATGCAGGGCAGGTGCTGGCCATCAATGGCGGCACGCATGCAAGCCCGCTGTTCGCCGGCGACACGATCTATGCGTGGAGCGAAGTGCTGGACAAGGCGGACCTGTCGGACAAGGCAGGGGCCCTGCGCCTGCGCCTTGTGGCCGTGAAGGACCAGGATCCGGGGGCATTCGCCTACAAGACCGGTGACGGCAAATATGCCGACGGCGTGTTGCTCGACTTCGACTACTGGGCGTCCATTCCCAAGCTCAGCGGCCGCTGA
- a CDS encoding arsenate reductase family protein — MSYTILHNPNCSTSRKGLDLLKDAGIEPDVRKYMNATERLSVEELKDIAKKMGGVSPRVFMRAKDAPAAGIDANSSDEAIFEAMAENPKLIQRPIGIKGKKAVLGRPPEDLLKLA; from the coding sequence ATGAGCTACACCATTCTGCACAACCCGAACTGTTCGACATCGCGCAAGGGGCTGGACCTGCTGAAAGACGCCGGCATTGAGCCCGACGTCCGCAAATACATGAACGCCACCGAACGGCTTTCGGTCGAGGAGCTGAAGGACATCGCGAAAAAGATGGGCGGCGTCAGCCCCCGCGTCTTCATGCGGGCCAAGGACGCCCCGGCGGCCGGAATCGACGCAAATTCCAGCGATGAGGCCATTTTCGAGGCCATGGCGGAGAATCCGAAGCTGATCCAGCGTCCGATCGGCATCAAGGGCAAGAAGGCCGTGCTGGGCCGTCCGCCGGAAGACCTGCTGAAACTTGCCTGA
- a CDS encoding HpcH/HpaI aldolase/citrate lyase family protein: MASQTHRPRRSCLYMPGANERALEKARGLPADTLLLDLEDAVAPDAKLTAREAILSAVKQGGYGYREIVIRMNGLSTEWGADDLKMAVSSGAKAVLAPKVESAADIHVLDKALTEAGAPADFGLWVMIEMPKAILHIEEIAATAAETRLTTFVMGTNDLAKEYRARMTPDRIAFQVALQLSVTAARAYGITAIDGVFNDIKDEDGLINECEQGRDLGFDGKTLIHPSQLDTANRVFAPSHNDVEQAKAVIEAFADPANAGKGVLKVNGKMTELLHLDEARRTVAMDEAIRAFETA; encoded by the coding sequence ATGGCTTCACAGACGCACCGCCCGCGCCGCTCCTGTCTCTATATGCCCGGCGCCAATGAACGGGCCCTGGAAAAGGCCCGCGGCCTGCCGGCTGACACGCTTTTGCTGGATCTCGAAGATGCCGTTGCACCGGACGCGAAACTGACTGCACGCGAAGCCATCCTCAGCGCCGTGAAACAGGGCGGCTATGGCTACCGCGAGATTGTCATCCGCATGAACGGGCTCAGCACCGAATGGGGCGCCGATGACCTGAAAATGGCGGTTTCCAGCGGCGCAAAGGCCGTTTTGGCGCCGAAAGTCGAATCTGCCGCTGATATTCACGTCCTCGACAAGGCGCTGACCGAGGCTGGGGCTCCGGCCGATTTCGGCCTGTGGGTCATGATCGAGATGCCGAAGGCCATCCTTCATATCGAGGAGATCGCCGCCACCGCCGCCGAGACGCGCCTCACCACCTTCGTTATGGGTACCAACGACCTTGCCAAGGAGTACCGTGCCCGCATGACGCCGGACCGGATCGCCTTCCAGGTGGCGTTGCAGCTGTCGGTTACTGCCGCCCGCGCCTATGGCATCACGGCCATCGATGGTGTGTTCAACGACATCAAGGATGAGGACGGCCTGATCAATGAATGCGAGCAGGGCCGCGATCTCGGCTTTGACGGCAAGACGCTGATCCACCCGTCGCAGCTGGACACGGCCAACCGTGTCTTCGCGCCGAGCCACAATGACGTGGAGCAGGCCAAGGCTGTGATCGAGGCGTTCGCAGACCCTGCCAATGCTGGCAAGGGTGTCCTGAAGGTCAACGGCAAGATGACCGAACTGCTCCACCTCGACGAAGCCCGCCGCACCGTTGCCATGGACGAGGCCATCCGCGCCTTCGAAACGGCCTGA